The genomic DNA TGCAATATTGGCAATAATAGTCGGATACTGTCTGCTTGGAGGAGAAAACAGAATCGTCAAGATTACAAGTACAGTAGTTCCTATTATGGGAGTTTCATATGTTGCAGTGGCATTGATTGTCATATTATTCAATTATCAGAACATTCCATCAATGTTTCTTTTGATTTTCCAGGATGCATTTGATTTCCAATCCATTGCCGGAGGTATTGTCGGATCTTGTCTTGTATACGGAATTAAAAGAGGATTATTCTCAAATGAAGCAGGTGTGGGATCTGCTCCTAACGCTTCAGCTTCCGCTAATGTATCACACCCTGCAAAACAGGGCCTTGTACAAACATTATCAGTTTATATAGATACACTTCTTTTATGTACTGCAACTGCATTGATGTGCTTGTCTACCAGTGTTGCAAGGGACGTGACAGTTTCAGGAGCACCATATGTACAGAATGCAATTTCAACCGTTTTCGGTACAGCAGGACCTATATTCATCACAGTTGCGATGGTGCTGTTTGCATTCACAACATTGCTCGGTAACATATATTATGTGGACAATGCATTGGCGTTCCTAAACAAAAAAAGGGTTCCTTCAAAAAGATTCATGCAGATATTTTACCTGTTATGTGTAGTGGTAATTTTTGTCGGTGCGATAATTCCTATGGATGCCGCCTGGGCAATGGCTGACATTACAATGGGACTAATGACATTGATAAACCTGCCGACATGTGTAATTCTTGGAAAATACGCCATCGGATGTCTGCGCGATTATGAATATCAAAAGAAAGCAGGAAAAAATCCAGTATTTAAGTTAAGTTCAATAGGGCTTAACGAGGAAGAATTCGATTTCTGGAAAGATTAATTTAAAAAAAGTTTCTTTAAAAAATCTGAAATATTATTTTTAAAAATAAAAAAAAGGTAGTGAGATATTATCTCACTATTTTACAGTTAATTTTACACTTTTACTGCTTGATTCATAGGACACATCACCTGCAAATGAAAGTTTTGCAGTGAATTTTCCTTTCTTGTTGAGATTGGTTATTTTAAAGGTAACCTGACCTTTACTGTTAGTTTTACCAGTGTAGGTTTTGCCGTTGACTTTTAAAGTAATCTTTTTACCGGATGCAAGGTAAGTTTTACCGTCAACAGAAGCACCTTTAATGGTTTTTAAAGTAACAGTTAACTTTTTGGTTTTTGTTGCAACTTTGTAGGTTTTTGCAGATGCAGAAATTGATGTAGGTTTCTTGTTGATTTTAACTACATAAACAGACATAGAAGCCTTATATTCATCATCACCTAAGAAAACAACAACAAAGGTGTATAATCCTGCATTCTTAAGGTTGATTTGAACATTAATGAAACCGTTTTCATCAGAAACCCTTTCCAGAGTAACTCCATTATATCCAATATAAACTGTTTTATTTACAAGAGAGTTGCCGTTTTCATCAACAAGACGTGTTGTAAAGTTACTACCCCTTTCACCAACATAATAATCACAGGAGTACTGCTCAAAGTTTTCACCAAGTATGGATGTCGGAATCAATTCAGGAACCAAATTAATTGAAAGACTGCATGGCATGAAAGAACCATTACCTTCATAGATTATTTCTACAAAACTTCCTGAAATGTTTTCAATGACAAACCAACCGTCCCTATCAGTTGTAGTATTGAATTTAACATCATCAACAGTGTAAATGATACTGGTATTAGCTAAAGCATCACCGGTAGATAATGTTAAAAATGCACCCAGACTGTTTTTGTAAACAGTCACATTCTTAAAGCTGGTATCAAATGCTTCAAGATAGATGTTAGTACTATTTTCTGCAGCAGCGTAATCATCATCGCCTTCAAAGACAACAACTACACTGTGATCACCATAATCAAGAGAAGGAAGAGTTAAACTGCCAACACCTTTATCATTCAACTTAACAGTAGATTTAACACCGTCAACAAATACAGATACTTCACCAAGAGCATTGGATTTAACAGTAACAACAGCATCTCTACCATTAATCTCATAGCTTACATCTAAAGTTGTATTGATTTTAGCAGGATTAACATTACTTAAATCAACTTCAAAGCTGGAAGGCATGAAAGAATCTTTACCCTCATATTTAAGCTCAACAACTTTACCAATAACATCTTCTACAGCAACCAAACCATCTTCACCAGTAGTTACATTATACTCTTTTCCATCAACAATAACAGTAACAGTCTCATTAGCCAAAGCATCACCAGTAGCTAAAACCAGATAAGCAGACAAACCATAATTATCAACAGTAACATTGACAAACTTAGTGTCAAACGCTTCACGATAGATGTTAGTACTGTTTTCTGCAGCAGTGTATTCATCATCGCCTTCAAAGACAACAACTACACTGTGATCACCGTAATCAAGAGAAGGAAGAGTTAAACTGCCAACACCTTTATTATCTAACTTAACAGTAGATTTTACACCGTCAACAAATACTGCAACTTCACCAAGAGCATTGGATTTAACAGTAACAACAACATCAGTACCATTAATCTCATAGCTTACATCTAAAGTTGTATTGATTTTAGCAGGATTAACATTACTAAGGTCAACTTCAAAGCTGGAAGGCATGAAAGAATCTTTACCCTCATATTTAAGCTCAACAACTTTACCAATAACATCTTCTACAGCAACCAAACCATCTTCACCAGTAGTTACATTATACTCTTTTCCATCAACAATAACAGTAACAGTCTCATTAGCCAAAGCATCACCAGTAGCTAAAACCAGATAAGCAGACAAACCATAATTATCAACAGTAACATTGACAAACTTAGTGTCAAANNNNNNNNNNGCATCACCAGTAGCTAAAACCAGATAAGCAGACAAACCATAATTATCAACAGTAACATTGACAAACTTAGTGTCAAATGCTTCTAAGTATACATTAGTAGCATTGCTTGCTGCACTGTGGTATTTATCACCGTCATAGAGTACAACTACGCTGTGATCACCGTAATCAATTGAAGGGACAGTTAAAGTTGCATTTCCGTTTTCATCCAATTTAACAGTGTATTTGATTCCGTCTACAAATACAGTTACTTCACCGTTAGTATTAGTATTGATGTTTATAATTGCATCAGTGCCTTTAATTTCATATGCAAGGTCAATGGTAGTGTTTTCTACAATAAGACCTGTTACTTCAACAGTTTCTGAAGTGCTGTTCGGATTGAATGCGTCATCTCCAAGGTATGTTGCGGTAACTGTGTGGTTTCCTGCAGGAACCTCTGCAGCGAATATTACCATACCATTATTTACAGGTAAGAATACACTTTCATCATCAATACGCAGTTCAATTAAACCTGTAGCGGTCTCATTAACTAACGCAATAATTCTAACTTCATCGTCTTTAGCAGTAACATGCAGGTCAATGGAAGTGTTGTTCAATAATGGAAGTATTTCTGAAATTATGAACTGAACATTCTTACTTGCAGAAGAGAAATATTCGTCTCCAGGATATGTTACATTTGCAACATAGATTCCGGGATTGTAGTCATTGATGAATGTAGCTATTCCATCAGTTATAGGAGCATAGAATTTATTACCTGCAATGGTGATTTCAATATTACCTTTTGCATAAGGATCTACGTTAACTGTGATATTTACCTTTTTATCATCAGTTGATGTATTTACCTTAAATTTAGGGTCTTCTTTACTGACTGTTACAGGAGCAGTGATATTTACAGCAGTGTAATTTTCATCTTCAGCATAAGCAACAGTGATTTCATATTCACCAGGGCTGAGAGTTAATGAAATGTGGCTTTCAACATCAGCTTCCAAAGTAACTGTATCTGAGAAGCCTTCAAAGCTCATAAGGTAATTTCCTGAAACATCAGTTTTCAAATCAACAACTACATATTCAGGGAATGTTACATTACCGACAGTTACATGGAGATCAGGTGTTGCTTTTAGGACAGTGAAGTTTTTAAAATCAGCACTTCCTATAATGTTCTCATTACCTTCATTGCTTACCACAAACATGTAATTTCCGGCAGCCAAATCTGATACTAAAACAGAAGTGTCATTGGTTTTTAAAGTGTAAACTACCTCTTCGTTTTCATCGAAAATCACTACATCAAATGTTACATTGTAGTCATCATAGTAGCTTATAGTCACGTCTTTGCCATAGGTAACGTTTTCTATTTCGTTGATTTCAATGCGGGAATCTGCCTGATATATTGTGAATGTTGTGTTTTCTATGATATTATTGTAGTCTGGGTTGTCATAAGTTACATTTGCATAGTATTCACCGGCATTCAATTGTGTAGAATTGTTGTATCCTACTCCATCTACCACTTCGATTGTTAATTGTGTTCCGTTGATATCTACATGGTATAATCCGTCAACATCAGCAGAAATTATAATCAGCATTTCTCTTCCATACTCTGCATCTTCAACAAAGATATTGACATAATTATCTTTTGTTACCTCAATTAAACTTGATGTTTCACTTCCTGTAATGTTTTCATTTCCTATGTTGGTTACAGTCAGGTTGTACTGGCCAACTTCTAAGACAGGCAATACAAATGATGTATCATTTATAACTTCAGCAAAGACTATGTTGTTTCCGGAATCCATGATTATTACATTGTATTCAGCTGGGAAATCATCTGAAATGAATACTGTAGTATTTTGACCATAGGTGACATTTTCTACACTAATCTCAACATTTGACTGTGCCTTTGTAACTGTGAAGTTATAGGTTTCAATGACATTAAAGTAATCTGCTCTGTAGAATGATACGTTTGTAGTGTATGTTCCGGCAGCAAGATTCAATGCCGCTGAACCGTATCCGTTATCTACATGAATAGTTACGTTTATTGAGTTAATGTGTGCTGTGTATTCACCGTCTGCTGTTGCTGTAATGTATACTACAACTCCCTGTCCGTATACTGCATCATCTGCTGAGATTACAATTCTATTTTCAATTGGAATTATATTGAATTTGGTTGAATTTTTGCTTTCAGTTCTGTTTTCATTTCCAAGGGCAACTACGGTCACATTGTATGTTCCAACAGCATATCCTCCAGGGATTTTAATGGAATTTCCATCAGTAACCCTATTGAATATGATATTGTCCCATGCATCGTATACAGTAACATTATATGATGAAGTATCACCTGAAAATGTAACTGTTACAGGACTGGTATAGTTCACATCAGAAATCGGATCTATTTTCAC from Methanobrevibacter sp. includes the following:
- a CDS encoding alanine/glycine:cation symporter family protein, with amino-acid sequence MLDIVYILNQIDNFLYFPILIIVMAVSGLYFTTKTRGVQIRLFIESVKLLLEPSEDKKSVSSLQAMLVSTASRVGTGNIIGVSTALCLGGPGACFWMWVMCIIGASSAFIESTLAQIFKRKDDEGKPYGGPAYYIEHGLGKPKIAALFCIFLISTYALGFNLLCSYNLQSTFMDYSFYNATTPLIIGAILAIIVGYCLLGGENRIVKITSTVVPIMGVSYVAVALIVILFNYQNIPSMFLLIFQDAFDFQSIAGGIVGSCLVYGIKRGLFSNEAGVGSAPNASASANVSHPAKQGLVQTLSVYIDTLLLCTATALMCLSTSVARDVTVSGAPYVQNAISTVFGTAGPIFITVAMVLFAFTTLLGNIYYVDNALAFLNKKRVPSKRFMQIFYLLCVVVIFVGAIIPMDAAWAMADITMGLMTLINLPTCVILGKYAIGCLRDYEYQKKAGKNPVFKLSSIGLNEEEFDFWKD
- a CDS encoding Ig-like domain-containing protein; the protein is FDTKFVNVTVDNYGLSAYLVLATGDALANETVTVIVDGKEYNVTTGEDGLVAVEDVIGKVVELKYEGKDSFMPSSFEVDLSNVNPAKINTTLDVSYEINGTDVVVTVKSNALGEVAVFVDGVKSTVKLDNKGVGSLTLPSLDYGDHSVVVVFEGDDEYTAAENSTNIYREAFDTKFVNVTVDNYGLSAYLVLATGDALANETVTVIVDGKEYNVTTGEDGLVAVEDVIGKVVELKYEGKDSFMPSSFEVDLSNVNPAKINTTLDVSYEINGRDAVVTVKSNALGEVSVFVDGVKSTVKLNDKGVGSLTLPSLDYGDHSVVVVFEGDDDYAAAENSTNIYLEAFDTSFKNVTVYKNSLGAFLTLSTGDALANTSIIYTVDDVKFNTTTDRDGWFVIENISGSFVEIIYEGNGSFMPCSLSINLVPELIPTSILGENFEQYSCDYYVGERGSNFTTRLVDENGNSLVNKTVYIGYNGVTLERVSDENGFINVQINLKNAGLYTFVVVFLGDDEYKASMSVYVVKINKKPTSISASAKTYKVATKTKKLTVTLKTIKGASVDGKTYLASGKKITLKVNGKTYTGKTNSKGQVTFKITNLNKKGKFTAKLSFAGDVSYESSSKSVKLTVK